In Treponema sp. OMZ 798, the following proteins share a genomic window:
- a CDS encoding ATP-binding protein: MMIKRDYYLEQLIRKKDNGRVKIITGIRRCGKSYLLFKLYREYLLSQGIKENQTISIALDEIENIEYRNPFKLNEYIKDKAKNKNKKYYIFIDEIQLSETVKNPYIENSENNITFVDVLLGLMKIENLDIYVTGSNSKMLSGDILTQFRDRGDEIHVNPLSFSEIYDLYEDKVQAFQDYAIYGGMPYIFSLESDEEKSKYLKDLFYETYLKDILERHKIQNEKEIFETLLDFVSSAIGSLTNPNKLAKRFLSEKRIKISSLTISKYLAYFEEAYVLYCAKRYDVKGARYFSTPVKYYFADVGLRNARLNFRQVEETHIMENIIYNDLRRRGYNVDVGVVEHEVNKDGSRKKIQLEVDFVVNKGHIRYYIQSALSVADEEKKEQETASLKKIGDSFKKIIVVKDKIVPRHDNTGILYIGLEQFLLQETSSDLDIL; the protein is encoded by the coding sequence GTGATGATTAAAAGAGATTATTATCTAGAACAGCTGATCCGTAAAAAAGACAATGGCCGCGTTAAAATAATTACGGGTATTAGGCGCTGTGGAAAATCTTATTTGCTATTTAAGTTATACCGAGAATATTTGTTATCGCAAGGCATAAAAGAAAATCAGACTATCTCAATCGCCTTAGATGAGATTGAAAATATAGAATATAGAAACCCATTTAAGTTGAATGAATATATAAAAGATAAGGCTAAGAATAAAAACAAAAAATACTATATATTTATTGACGAAATTCAATTATCAGAAACTGTAAAAAACCCTTACATTGAAAATTCTGAAAACAATATTACCTTTGTTGATGTACTTCTTGGTTTAATGAAAATTGAAAATTTAGATATTTATGTGACGGGCAGTAATTCAAAAATGCTATCTGGTGATATTCTGACACAATTTAGGGATCGAGGTGATGAAATCCATGTAAATCCCTTATCTTTTTCTGAAATATACGATTTGTATGAAGATAAAGTACAGGCTTTTCAAGATTATGCTATTTATGGAGGTATGCCCTATATTTTTTCTTTGGAGAGCGATGAAGAAAAAAGTAAATATTTAAAGGATTTGTTTTATGAAACATACTTAAAAGATATTCTTGAAAGACATAAGATTCAAAATGAAAAAGAAATTTTTGAAACCTTGTTGGACTTTGTATCATCTGCCATCGGATCTTTAACTAACCCGAATAAATTAGCAAAAAGATTCTTATCCGAAAAAAGGATAAAGATTTCTTCTTTAACAATTTCTAAATATCTTGCATATTTTGAGGAGGCTTATGTATTGTATTGTGCAAAGCGTTATGATGTTAAGGGAGCACGATATTTTAGCACACCGGTCAAGTATTATTTTGCCGATGTAGGCCTTAGAAATGCCAGATTAAATTTTAGGCAAGTGGAAGAAACTCACATTATGGAAAACATTATATATAATGATTTGAGGAGAAGAGGTTATAATGTTGATGTAGGAGTGGTAGAGCATGAAGTGAATAAGGATGGATCTAGAAAAAAAATACAGCTGGAAGTTGATTTTGTCGTAAATAAGGGACATATAAGATACTATATTCAATCGGCATTATCTGTGGCAGATGAGGAAAAAAAAGAGCAGGAAACAGCATCTTTAAAAAAAATAGGAGATTCATTTAAGAAGATAATTGTTGTAAAAGATAAGATTGTTCCAAGGCATGATAATACAGGGATTTTATATATAGGTCTGGAACAATTTTTATTACAAGAAACTTCTTCAGATTTAGATATATTATAG
- a CDS encoding RNA polymerase sigma factor, which produces MFKEKGCLRATSDEDFRSMYEALMPVIYKVAYNIVREGDIAEDICHDSLIKMTEKKMEFPSMDDAKYWLIRVTRNASLNHVKRCGRERKAYAKALKEDTRKVDTGEEIVLKQESINSVQAALEKLPKNLRAVLQLKEYGSLNYKEIGSILGISEGNVKVRVFRAREQLAKHIGESDVYMP; this is translated from the coding sequence ATGTTTAAGGAGAAAGGTTGTTTGAGGGCAACATCAGATGAAGATTTTAGGTCAATGTACGAGGCCCTCATGCCTGTTATTTATAAAGTAGCTTACAATATAGTCAGAGAAGGGGACATAGCAGAGGATATATGCCATGATTCTTTGATAAAAATGACCGAAAAAAAGATGGAGTTTCCATCTATGGATGATGCGAAATACTGGCTCATTAGGGTTACAAGGAACGCATCTCTTAATCATGTAAAAAGGTGCGGTCGGGAGCGAAAGGCTTATGCTAAAGCGTTAAAGGAAGATACTCGCAAAGTCGATACTGGAGAAGAGATAGTCTTGAAGCAAGAATCTATAAATTCGGTTCAAGCAGCTCTCGAAAAATTGCCTAAAAACCTGAGGGCTGTTTTGCAGCTAAAAGAGTACGGCAGTTTGAACTATAAGGAGATAGGGAGTATTCTTGGAATAAGTGAAGGTAACGTGAAGGTCCGGGTGTTTAGAGCCCGAGAGCAATTAGCGAAACATATAGGAGAAAGCGATGTCTACATGCCCTGA
- the nox gene encoding H2O-forming NADH oxidase: MIKIVVVGANHAGTSAINFLTDLSKENEVVVFDKNTNISFLGCGMALWIGNQIRGSEGLFYSNKEKLEAKGARVTMEADITRIDFDKKIVYGTVKGSQPIEESYDKLILATGSIPIMPKIKGMDLENVQQVKIFQNAQEVIDKLKNPEIKNIAVVGAGYIGVELAEAFQRHQKNVVLIDAMPSSLSNYYDKPFTDLMDKNLSDHGIKLAYNQLVQEIKGTSKVEAVVTDKGEYPADMVVVCIGFRPNTGLGKDRLETFKNGAYSVNLKQETSMKDVYAIGDCATVFDNSLGEKSYIALATNAVRSGIVAAHNAAGVPLEGIGVQGSNGINIYDLKMVSSGLTVERAKKLGLDVDFTDFEDLQRPEFMEHDNPPVKLRIVYDKKTRVIIGAQMASTYDMSMGIHMFSLAIQEKLTIDKLKLLDIFFLPHFNKPYNYITMAALGAK, encoded by the coding sequence ATGATCAAAATTGTAGTGGTGGGTGCAAATCATGCCGGAACATCGGCCATTAATTTTTTGACGGATCTTTCAAAAGAAAATGAAGTAGTTGTTTTTGACAAAAATACCAATATCAGCTTTTTAGGCTGTGGAATGGCCCTTTGGATAGGAAATCAAATCAGGGGCTCTGAGGGTCTCTTTTATTCCAATAAGGAAAAACTGGAAGCAAAAGGAGCTAGGGTTACAATGGAAGCCGATATTACCCGAATCGACTTCGATAAAAAAATCGTATACGGAACGGTAAAGGGCTCTCAGCCTATAGAAGAATCCTACGATAAATTGATCCTTGCAACAGGTTCAATTCCCATAATGCCCAAGATTAAGGGCATGGATCTGGAAAATGTGCAGCAAGTAAAGATTTTTCAAAATGCTCAAGAAGTTATCGACAAACTAAAAAATCCCGAAATCAAAAACATTGCCGTAGTGGGAGCAGGCTACATCGGTGTCGAGCTTGCCGAAGCCTTCCAACGCCATCAAAAAAATGTAGTCCTCATCGATGCGATGCCCTCAAGTCTTTCCAACTATTACGATAAACCCTTTACCGATTTAATGGATAAAAATCTAAGCGATCACGGAATAAAACTTGCATACAATCAACTCGTTCAAGAGATTAAGGGAACCTCAAAGGTAGAAGCCGTTGTTACAGACAAGGGAGAATATCCTGCCGACATGGTGGTAGTCTGCATCGGTTTCAGACCCAACACCGGCCTCGGAAAGGATAGGCTTGAAACCTTTAAAAACGGAGCCTACTCGGTCAACCTAAAACAAGAAACAAGCATGAAGGATGTTTACGCCATAGGCGACTGCGCAACCGTTTTCGATAATTCTTTAGGAGAAAAATCCTACATCGCCCTTGCAACAAATGCAGTAAGAAGCGGAATTGTGGCCGCCCATAATGCAGCAGGCGTTCCCTTAGAAGGTATCGGCGTTCAAGGTTCTAACGGTATCAATATCTATGACTTAAAGATGGTATCGAGCGGCCTTACTGTAGAGCGCGCAAAAAAACTCGGCCTTGACGTTGACTTTACCGACTTTGAAGACTTGCAGCGCCCCGAATTTATGGAACACGATAATCCGCCCGTAAAATTGAGAATCGTGTACGACAAAAAAACAAGGGTTATAATCGGAGCTCAAATGGCTTCAACCTATGATATGTCTATGGGCATCCACATGTTCTCCCTTGCTATTCAAGAGAAACTTACAATCGATAAGCTTAAACTCTTAGACATCTTCTTTTTACCCCACTTCAACAAACCGTATAATTATATAACGATGGCGGCCTTGGGAGCAAAATAA
- the murB gene encoding UDP-N-acetylmuramate dehydrogenase, whose protein sequence is MDNLFSILHNTPLFQEGTIEFDKPTAELTSYKIGGPAEAIFYPLTEENLKEALIFFRKNKIPASLIGGGANILVSDKGFKGVLISLKNLNKIEIISESEGEVFIKAGAGVLIDDLTKWAVEHSLSGLECFGGLPGSVGGAVFMNARCYDVSISDRLKSVKYILTGDEKAEFAEYEYKASDWDYKLSPFQQYPISTEIKKNRKIVLSAALTLNHGIKEEIAAKTEAKIQDRISKGHFKAPSAGSTFKNNRAFGQPSGKLIEDAGLKGLCEGGAQVAPWHGNFVINKDGASASDVKALIEKIQKSVKDKTGFLLEPEVIFAGDWI, encoded by the coding sequence ATGGATAATCTATTTAGTATACTTCATAATACCCCTTTATTTCAAGAGGGAACTATAGAATTCGATAAACCTACAGCAGAGCTGACATCATACAAGATTGGAGGACCTGCAGAAGCTATTTTTTACCCCCTAACCGAGGAAAATTTAAAAGAAGCTCTTATTTTTTTTAGAAAAAATAAGATTCCGGCCTCTTTGATAGGAGGCGGAGCGAATATTCTTGTCTCGGATAAGGGTTTTAAGGGCGTTTTAATAAGTCTAAAAAATTTAAACAAAATAGAAATTATAAGTGAATCCGAAGGAGAGGTCTTTATAAAAGCTGGAGCCGGAGTTTTGATTGATGACCTTACAAAATGGGCTGTTGAACACTCTCTTTCAGGTCTGGAGTGCTTCGGAGGGCTTCCCGGATCTGTAGGCGGAGCCGTATTTATGAATGCCCGCTGTTATGACGTTTCAATTTCGGATAGATTAAAGTCTGTAAAATATATCTTAACCGGTGATGAAAAGGCCGAATTTGCAGAATATGAATACAAGGCTTCGGATTGGGACTATAAACTTTCACCGTTTCAGCAATATCCTATAAGCACAGAAATTAAAAAAAATAGGAAGATAGTGCTTTCCGCAGCGCTTACCTTGAATCATGGAATAAAAGAAGAAATTGCCGCAAAAACCGAGGCAAAAATTCAAGACAGAATTTCAAAGGGACATTTTAAGGCTCCATCTGCAGGAAGCACATTTAAAAATAACAGAGCTTTCGGACAGCCCAGCGGCAAGCTGATAGAGGATGCAGGCTTAAAAGGCCTTTGTGAAGGAGGAGCTCAGGTAGCTCCATGGCATGGAAATTTTGTGATTAACAAGGACGGAGCCTCCGCTTCAGACGTAAAAGCTTTAATCGAAAAAATACAAAAATCGGTTAAAGATAAAACAGGCTTTTTACTTGAACCTGAAGTTATTTTTGCAGGAGACTGGATTTAG
- a CDS encoding ATP-binding cassette domain-containing protein produces MKKNYPSDIFKLNKYFLLLLILFGCVNFYFTIASSNMISKIAAEASLGNLKFLEVLKTAGVILTFFIFQIVFKLMLNSRFFKKSALKMQNKIIQKYFSLPFSFFYEHNAGDIVSSIYQFSASSISNTIAFFENVSQSLLTAIILAFLFYKNFWLTLLFLVFSIPSIIVHLVYLKKIQNIKRNVNQLFPKTFRELKDVLTGALDISTNNIYPFFQNKFKTDFDDLTMNGLYAVSKTQRLQQLVFVNSQRIIPLLAILVYIYFNNATDSSFFIGFYFLTLMIPNLYNLFLLKQIYRNVKITQEPLQELFETPDEKTGNTKFEIFKYKLTDFSVTLREKTLINKFNLNIHGGEKVLIIGGSGTGKSVLLNALMGVDYPCTGSLTIGGVDMAAVDLQAMRKQIGYCDVKGYVITGSILENLQFNNSLSETEIKSQLEKMGILKYMPRLADLNSVISSDEVSDGEREVISILRCVFAQPQVLFLDEATSGMTAEIEKIILTFAQQKVKAIIAISHNYTTAKYFNRLIYLKGNTIGLDMPMQQALNTDEVKEFYSHQIGNTEDAK; encoded by the coding sequence ATGAAAAAAAATTATCCGTCTGATATTTTTAAGTTAAATAAGTATTTTTTACTTCTTTTAATTTTATTTGGTTGTGTAAATTTTTATTTTACGATTGCTTCTTCGAATATGATTTCAAAAATTGCGGCTGAGGCAAGTTTAGGGAATCTGAAATTTTTGGAAGTTTTAAAAACAGCAGGCGTGATCTTAACTTTTTTTATATTTCAAATAGTTTTTAAGCTAATGCTGAACTCGCGATTTTTTAAAAAATCTGCACTAAAAATGCAAAATAAAATTATACAAAAATATTTTAGTTTGCCGTTTTCATTTTTTTATGAGCACAACGCAGGGGATATTGTATCATCAATTTATCAGTTTTCTGCCAGTTCCATATCGAATACGATTGCTTTTTTTGAAAATGTATCGCAAAGCTTATTGACTGCAATTATTCTTGCTTTCCTTTTTTATAAAAATTTTTGGCTCACATTGCTATTCTTAGTTTTTTCAATACCTTCAATCATTGTTCATCTTGTATATTTAAAAAAAATACAAAATATAAAAAGAAATGTAAATCAACTTTTTCCAAAAACTTTTAGAGAGTTAAAGGATGTTTTAACAGGAGCGTTGGATATATCTACAAATAATATTTATCCATTTTTTCAAAATAAATTTAAAACCGATTTTGATGATTTAACAATGAATGGCTTATATGCGGTTTCAAAAACTCAAAGATTACAACAACTTGTATTCGTAAATTCTCAACGCATTATTCCGCTGCTTGCTATATTAGTTTATATCTATTTTAATAATGCAACAGATTCAAGTTTTTTTATTGGCTTTTATTTTTTGACACTTATGATACCAAATCTGTATAATCTTTTTTTGCTAAAGCAGATTTATAGAAATGTAAAAATTACTCAAGAACCTCTTCAAGAGCTTTTTGAAACGCCTGATGAAAAAACCGGAAATACAAAATTTGAAATATTTAAGTACAAACTTACCGATTTTTCGGTTACGCTTAGAGAAAAGACATTGATTAATAAATTCAATTTAAATATACATGGCGGCGAAAAAGTGTTAATCATTGGAGGAAGCGGTACCGGCAAGTCTGTTTTATTAAATGCACTTATGGGTGTTGATTACCCGTGTACAGGCTCGCTGACAATCGGCGGTGTAGACATGGCGGCTGTTGACTTACAGGCAATGAGAAAACAAATTGGATATTGTGATGTAAAAGGTTATGTTATAACAGGTTCTATTTTGGAAAACCTTCAATTCAATAATTCTCTTTCTGAAACTGAAATTAAAAGCCAATTAGAAAAAATGGGGATTTTAAAGTATATGCCGCGGCTTGCAGATTTAAATAGTGTAATTAGCTCTGATGAAGTTTCTGATGGTGAACGCGAAGTGATTTCTATTTTACGCTGTGTGTTTGCACAGCCTCAAGTTCTATTTTTAGATGAAGCAACGTCCGGAATGACTGCGGAAATTGAAAAAATTATTCTAACATTTGCACAGCAAAAGGTAAAAGCAATTATTGCAATAAGTCATAACTATACAACGGCAAAATATTTTAATAGGCTTATTTATTTAAAGGGAAACACAATTGGGCTTGATATGCCAATGCAGCAAGCCTTGAATACTGATGAGGTAAAAGAATTTTATTCTCATCAAATAGGCAATACAGAAGATGCAAAATAG
- a CDS encoding anti-sigma factor translates to MSTCPDKDLYSAYVDGELQSPWKEKIEAHLASCEKCSIVVDSYKKISLKLSENSFCELDLEGSFLKLYAKRQDCLKRMELNKNKPTSWFYKSNRIPVPALAAAALFLFVLTPIIMLSTQKTLAPSDSVAEGEFKSIDPIVSDFKLGNDLKPVNKFKLNVSNVLGVNENSLVFEGKKRGINLRQYVNLYLPSSNKEEFDILKQEIKPQVLFLSTQKITNLTSVNNGQ, encoded by the coding sequence ATGTCTACATGCCCTGATAAAGATTTATATTCAGCTTATGTTGATGGAGAACTACAGTCCCCTTGGAAAGAAAAAATAGAAGCTCACCTGGCTTCTTGTGAAAAATGCAGTATAGTTGTTGACTCATATAAAAAAATAAGTCTAAAACTATCTGAAAATTCGTTTTGTGAACTGGATCTTGAAGGTTCTTTCCTTAAGCTTTATGCCAAAAGGCAGGATTGCTTAAAAAGAATGGAGCTCAACAAGAACAAGCCGACAAGCTGGTTTTATAAATCCAATAGGATTCCTGTTCCGGCCTTAGCTGCGGCTGCTTTGTTTCTTTTTGTGCTGACACCGATTATTATGCTCAGTACCCAAAAAACCTTAGCTCCATCAGACTCTGTTGCTGAAGGAGAGTTTAAGTCTATTGACCCCATCGTTAGTGATTTTAAACTAGGTAATGATTTAAAACCGGTAAATAAATTCAAGTTAAATGTTTCAAATGTTTTGGGGGTAAACGAAAATTCTTTAGTTTTTGAAGGAAAAAAGAGGGGAATAAATCTACGTCAATATGTAAATTTATATCTGCCTTCTTCAAATAAGGAAGAATTTGATATATTAAAACAAGAAATAAAGCCTCAGGTTTTATTTTTAAGCACTCAAAAAATCACAAATCTTACCTCTGTAAACAATGGGCAATAG
- a CDS encoding cysteine--tRNA ligase, translating into MSLKLYNTLGNKKEEFVPIHEGKAGVYGCGPTVYDYAHIGNLRTYVFQDILVKTLRFLGYDVTHVMNITDVGHLTDDEDSGEDKMVKSAEERGKSVLEIAEFYTKAFFNDTERLNIERPGIVCKATEHINEMIELIKRIEANGHTYMAGGNLYYDISTFPKYGELANINLEDLKAGARIEIDKNKRNPHDFVLWFTKSKFENQALVWDSPWGRGYPGWHIECSAMSMKYLGEQIDIHKGGIDHIRVHHTNEIAQSEGATGKKWVNYWLHNEFLVMNKGKMSKSAGSFIILEDVINKGFSPLDYRFLLLGGHYRSQLTFSWEAMETAKNGRKNLNMRVSKLMEGLSEAEVKDFIALTESVDLKTAKEKIKNQVVCGYFDDFTAAMEDDLSTPKALSELQLLIKEKNIPQRDVLTALAVMDSILGIKLIEEAFNILDHKHSLEINESEIIKLIEERASAKLDKNYKLADEIRDKLKGMGIILEDQAGKTTWKKL; encoded by the coding sequence ATGAGTTTAAAATTATATAATACCCTGGGTAATAAAAAAGAAGAATTCGTTCCCATTCATGAGGGAAAGGCCGGTGTTTACGGCTGCGGTCCTACAGTTTATGACTACGCACATATAGGAAACTTACGTACCTATGTTTTTCAAGACATCCTTGTTAAGACTTTAAGATTTTTAGGTTATGATGTTACCCATGTTATGAATATAACCGATGTCGGGCATCTGACAGATGATGAAGATTCGGGTGAAGATAAGATGGTAAAGTCCGCAGAAGAGCGCGGTAAATCGGTTCTTGAAATTGCAGAATTCTATACCAAGGCCTTTTTTAACGATACCGAAAGGCTTAATATCGAAAGGCCGGGTATTGTCTGCAAGGCTACCGAGCATATAAACGAAATGATAGAGCTTATAAAAAGAATAGAAGCAAACGGGCACACCTACATGGCCGGAGGGAACCTCTACTACGATATTTCTACCTTTCCAAAGTACGGTGAACTGGCAAATATAAACCTTGAAGACCTTAAGGCCGGAGCCCGTATCGAAATAGATAAAAATAAACGCAACCCCCATGACTTTGTTCTCTGGTTTACAAAGAGCAAGTTTGAAAATCAAGCCCTTGTTTGGGATTCGCCCTGGGGGCGAGGTTATCCCGGCTGGCATATCGAATGCTCTGCCATGAGTATGAAGTACTTAGGCGAACAAATCGATATCCACAAGGGCGGTATAGATCATATAAGGGTACATCATACCAACGAAATAGCTCAATCCGAAGGAGCTACGGGTAAAAAATGGGTAAATTACTGGCTGCATAACGAATTCCTTGTTATGAATAAGGGTAAGATGTCTAAGTCTGCCGGTTCCTTTATCATTTTGGAAGATGTTATCAATAAGGGTTTTTCACCACTTGACTACCGTTTCTTGCTTTTGGGAGGGCACTACCGAAGCCAGCTTACCTTTTCTTGGGAAGCTATGGAAACGGCAAAAAACGGCAGAAAAAACTTGAATATGAGGGTTTCTAAACTGATGGAAGGTTTATCCGAAGCAGAAGTTAAGGATTTTATCGCTTTGACGGAATCCGTTGATCTTAAAACTGCAAAGGAGAAGATTAAAAATCAGGTAGTATGCGGCTATTTTGATGATTTTACGGCCGCCATGGAAGATGACTTATCCACACCGAAAGCTCTATCGGAACTACAGCTTTTGATAAAGGAAAAGAATATTCCGCAAAGGGATGTTTTAACAGCTCTCGCCGTTATGGATTCAATTTTGGGTATCAAACTGATTGAAGAAGCATTTAACATCCTTGACCATAAACATTCTCTTGAGATAAATGAGTCCGAAATTATTAAACTTATTGAAGAGAGAGCTTCGGCAAAACTTGACAAAAATTATAAACTGGCTGATGAAATTCGGGATAAACTAAAGGGCATGGGTATTATCCTTGAAGATCAGGCAGGTAAAACAACGTGGAAAAAATTATAA
- a CDS encoding transglutaminase domain-containing protein translates to MGNRFTYLFRKFFIFRFFVFLLIFCGLAAFILYLTSLTAKYPLIKEIKPPIAQAGDEIVIDGEYFGNEGDSSWIEIGDAIIQAENCTVWTDKKIIFKYPEYQSGGIVYVVVQNKKSLPSFMASVSSIPLIKDKTYSGGIPSILALDKDFAEVGSIIKISGENFGETRGSSQVLFVSDFNSSMIEQVEKKEDIEAARCSDYDYDFVLWSNEELHVRVPDGADSGMLLVVTSSGASNSVPFRVKNKIGTKTYSNKKNFAIAAEVDISNVEAAEKNSLFIKVPLPVQSYSQRDVKVLSILPAPFVADYQGAAIHQYENINSSTKIHIRQEYGVNTYEVNTRINPVNVRVNSRQNKAIYDNYAIATELIPSNDPVIQRTAAEIVQNERNPYNRARRIYNYLLRNVEIIPASILNSGASPVNALIEKKADTYDIAILFAALARAVGVPAQPIAGIITDVSQKAYLHWWAEFYLEGFGWIPVDLGLAKSVPFDMGVPQSESWYFGNLDAFRVAFSRGENIQPPMASNSTMVSKERSYAFYNGWEEFYGLTKYNSVWRTPNIIAIY, encoded by the coding sequence ATGGGCAATAGATTTACTTATTTATTTAGAAAATTTTTTATTTTTAGGTTTTTTGTATTCCTTCTTATTTTCTGCGGTCTTGCAGCCTTTATTTTATATTTAACGTCCTTGACTGCTAAATATCCTTTGATAAAAGAAATCAAGCCTCCCATTGCGCAAGCAGGAGATGAAATTGTAATAGATGGCGAGTACTTTGGAAACGAAGGAGACTCCTCATGGATTGAAATAGGAGATGCCATTATTCAAGCGGAAAATTGCACTGTTTGGACCGATAAAAAAATTATTTTTAAATATCCTGAATATCAAAGCGGCGGAATAGTATATGTTGTTGTACAAAATAAAAAATCTTTGCCTTCATTTATGGCTTCAGTTTCATCAATTCCTTTAATAAAAGATAAGACCTATTCGGGCGGAATTCCTTCAATCCTTGCTTTAGATAAGGATTTTGCTGAGGTAGGCAGCATTATAAAAATTTCAGGTGAAAATTTTGGAGAAACAAGGGGTAGCTCTCAAGTTTTGTTTGTCTCCGATTTTAATTCTTCAATGATTGAACAAGTTGAAAAAAAAGAAGATATAGAAGCAGCCCGATGCTCGGACTATGATTATGATTTTGTGCTTTGGTCAAATGAAGAGCTTCATGTAAGGGTTCCGGATGGGGCGGATTCGGGAATGCTTTTGGTTGTAACCTCTTCCGGAGCCAGCAACTCTGTTCCCTTTAGAGTAAAAAATAAGATAGGGACAAAAACTTATTCCAATAAAAAGAATTTTGCAATTGCAGCCGAGGTTGATATTTCGAATGTAGAGGCTGCCGAAAAAAATTCTCTTTTTATAAAGGTTCCTCTGCCGGTTCAATCCTATTCGCAGAGGGATGTTAAAGTCCTGTCTATTTTACCTGCACCCTTTGTTGCCGATTATCAGGGAGCTGCCATTCATCAATATGAAAATATAAATTCCTCTACAAAAATTCACATAAGGCAAGAGTATGGCGTAAATACCTATGAGGTAAATACAAGGATTAATCCAGTTAATGTAAGAGTTAATTCCCGCCAAAACAAGGCTATCTATGATAACTATGCTATTGCCACTGAGCTTATACCTTCTAATGATCCCGTCATTCAAAGAACGGCAGCAGAAATTGTCCAAAATGAAAGAAACCCTTATAATAGGGCAAGACGTATATATAATTATTTATTAAGAAATGTCGAAATAATTCCGGCTTCAATATTGAATTCCGGGGCTTCGCCTGTAAATGCTTTGATAGAAAAAAAGGCCGATACCTACGATATAGCTATTTTGTTTGCAGCCCTTGCAAGAGCTGTAGGTGTACCTGCCCAACCGATTGCCGGTATTATAACTGATGTTTCTCAAAAGGCTTATCTTCACTGGTGGGCGGAGTTTTATCTGGAGGGCTTCGGGTGGATACCTGTAGATCTAGGTTTAGCAAAATCAGTTCCCTTCGATATGGGTGTGCCCCAAAGCGAGAGTTGGTATTTCGGTAACTTAGATGCTTTTAGGGTTGCATTTTCACGAGGTGAAAATATTCAGCCGCCGATGGCATCTAACAGTACAATGGTATCAAAAGAGCGAAGTTACGCCTTTTATAACGGCTGGGAAGAATTTTACGGTCTTACAAAATATAATTCAGTTTGGCGGACTCCGAACATAATCGCTATTTACTAA